The DNA segment attgACTATATCCTTATTCATTATGACACTCATCTTATCATTGCAATGTCTTTATTGTGAATTACGTCGAACTAGTTGATTCACTCCAGCACACACTTTTAACAGAAAAATGAGTTCTGCTATTACCTATACTTTCTTTAGGAGGGACACAAAGTTGTCTTactcaaattttcaatataaaccAGTTTTATTGCAGCAGTCGTACAACACATGCATAAAAATATTTGACTATAATTCAATGAGATtctgataaatataaatatgcaaTAATTAATCACTTACATGGTCTACTGAATAGTTCACTGACTTGGGAATTCAACAGCAATGCATACATATACCCAGAAAGATTAAATGTCCTTTTAGCAAGAAAAGTTGTTACAACAATTCAGCTGGCACCATTGTACCACAAATTCAATGTTTGTcatgataatattttagaatCATCAATCCTTACACAAACCCAAGAGGGACAATGAACCATACAGCAGCTAGAACTTATAATTGTCTAATAAATGAAAAGTCCTTTTTGGGGATTGTAAGAGATGTATGAGGAAGAAACCAGAAATATATTGGAAGCGATCATTATTACTCACTCTTTAATAATCACTATGCTAATGCGTGAAAGAGAATAACACACACAGCAGTTAAATTTCCAAATCTGATCATTCCTATGCCTAATGGCATACAGGTTGATTCACATTTCATCCAGTGGACATTGTAAAACAACCTTCATTTTCTGTGATGTTTGGatcaaagaataaaaacaagtttttacaTTTCAACATCTCAAGCCTCCACAGATATTTAGCAACTAGAAAAAGCCTCTGAAAAACAGATTGGAGTCTTTTGATTTGAGATGATAAATTCCCTAGCCCACTAGTTCATGTTTTCTTCACACTTCAACTATGACATGAGAAGGGCCTTCTTTGGACTTAGACAGTTACCATTTACCAAGTTAATCAACATTACTAAGACTCCAATACACTAAACTCCACATTCCTTGAATTGTATTGAGCAACTTGTATCTCCAACTAATGACTTTAGGAGGAAAACTGCCACCTTATAGGTTAGTTACAGGCACAAAATACTTCATGGTGCTACAACTGAAAATGCCCTTAACATGCAAATGAAACACTAGACACTCGATATCAGCAACTGCTCTTGCCTATGGTAGTATAAAAACAGGTGAACATGTGTACGCAGCCTCTGCTGCTGGTAGATCCACTGTTTTATATCCCAGGGCTGCAAATGAGGATAGTGCTTGGGAATGCTACACTAGCTCAAGTACCTTTATTACACTAGAACGGTGGGTGGAGGAAGGGATTCAAGAGAAGCTGTTGTAACAATATAAAGAATGCATAACATGGACCGAAATCTGGGACAGGCCAGCACAGGAAGCAAACAATTAAGATACAGCTGCAGCTGGAACTAACAAAGAAAAGCAGCTGAAAATGATTAGCAAtctccaccattttttttctttctgctcTCTAAATGGAACTGACCTCATATTTCTATATATGTTTTAGTGGGGTGAAAAGATAAAATTCAATAACATAATCTAGAATGCTAATGGCATATATCAGAAAGAACAAACTCTAACAggtatcattaaaaaaaatggaaaacaagttATTTAAGAAGAGCAGGATGGAATCATACTTGTCATATGGCAGATCAGGACATTTCCAATTCACATCTGCCAAAGCATCATGGTGAATTCGGCATTCCTCTTTAGACCGGAGACGAAACCTGCGCTCCTTGTTACACCTAGTACAGCGAACAAATTCATCTCGATGACATACTCGTCCATTATGGGATCTGTGAGACCCATTAGCATTTTTTGATGCTTGATTGTAGTATTTAAGCAGCACTGTCTTTGACAATGGAACCTTCTCCCCATTAACTATTACCCAGACATTGTTCTTCCATTTCCTAGCTGTCTCTCTTCCAGAATGCTTCTCAAATGCAGCTGGGGTCAACTTGTCTAGTCATGAAAATCACTGATTtagaaacatgaaaaaattcatttatcaaggaaaattagaaaattaaatgatCACACCAAGAAtctgaggaaaaaaaaaagaattaaatccTCAAATGTAACAATAGTATACTACAGGCAGATGTACTGGACACTGGAATACTGATGTTTCTCATGAATTGACCACATCCTGACAAGTGTAGCACATGATGGAATTATGGGTATCAACTACCACTTGTTGGGTATCGTCTTAAAGATCATATCTACCAAGATCTAAAACATTAACGCGATGCTCTTGCCCATTGCATCCACCATATTCTTTTGATAAAGTAAGAATAGGACTGAGGGTACAAAGATGAATAATTACAGACTAGATAGCCATAAGCAACTTAATGATAAGTTTTGTGCCTAAATGATCTCAACGTGGGTCCAAACACCTGTTGTGAACTTGCTCTTGAAAAGTTTGGGCAACTTTGATAAAAGAATGGCTTTTTCTCACTTTGCGTTATCCATTACTCCTACAAACAGAATCCACTCTCGGCTGGATGCCTAAGTTTTCTGGAGATGTGAAGAGAAAATCATTAGTTCAATCCTGAGCTTAATTTTTGCCATTAAAACTTCTCAAAGTTTTGAGTACTTATCCGACTTTGGCCCTTTAACTTATGTCAAACACTTGAGCTAATTTAAAACCAATTATTCAACAGGCAATACTTAATAATCAAACTTTTGCAGGAATTTTTGAACTTTTCATTAGACGCTGAATTACAGGTCTAGCCATACGACTAACCAGAAGTACACAATCATGTTAGGGCAGATTAAATTCCTTTCCACTCAGACCACCAATTGTCATGTGAGGAAATCTATTCCTTCTGCATGGTGATTTCTGATCACAGCaccataaaaatagaaacaaactCAAAACACTCAAAATCACAGAACCTTATAATAACTTGAAATCCCATGTGCATGCTTCtcattaaaatcataagaagaCATGACTTCTTGCCATGAAATTCTGAGGtaaaggatgaaaaaaaaaaatatagacttACTGCTCTTGTCTTGACTTATCAGGAAAAAACACGACATCAGATCATAGACAAAGCCCATTTGATTCGTGAAGCTTGCCATATGATAATACAGAGTTTTACTTGGTCAAACAGAAAAAACAGAATCTTAGAATCAAATACCAATGTCAAAGAACCTACGCCAGGCATCTTACAATAGCATCAACAATGAGAGTGTGGGCGTAACCATTCCACAACGGCTCAAAGGAAGGTCCTTTAATCAATACACAGGCCATCGGTGAATCTAAACCATACCCTATAGAGTAAGAAACGTAAAGACTAGAATTGCACTATCCTGTTGTATGATAAGAAAAGAGAAGTTCGTCACTCAGACAAATCAACATACACATGAACTGTGTGACAGAAAACCTAAACATCTTACATAGACTTTCATCAATCCACATTCTATTCCAAAACAGATGAAAGAAACAAAGTGGGTGACATTAACTTCACGGCCCATGTACCTTAAAACTCGATATACACATATTCAACATGCATAAGAATCAAAACCCATTTGGCAAAAACAGTAAAACTCTTCATCAAATATACATTCTTTTTGTGGCAGCGATGAACTCCTAACCCAGTCCACCACAAACCAAACACATACACACATCAACATGcataaaaatcaaaacccaTTTCCCAAGAAGAGCAAAAGAATATGCTTATATATGGAGAGAGGGTCCGGAGAGAGAAACCTTCCTGACAACCAGGGGTGCATTCACAGGTGATTTCAAGATCACCACCAATGAAAACCCTAAGCCGTCCAACAGCATCACCATATCTATGGCTGGTACACCCACACGTCACCTCCACATAATCTCCACCTCTCTTAACCCCACTTATCTCTCGCAATTCCTCATCACTGAACATCAACTCCCCGCCACCGCCACCCCCATTCTCCATTTCTCCTCTACCtccaaaaaatacaaaaccCCCAGATCTAATCAACCCAAAAAAACTCACGAAATAAACCAAGAAAACCAATCAGAAAAATAACATGGGGGTAAGTCCAAGGGCCGCGTTTGGTAACATGGAAAAGCACAACCAAGAAAAAGTCTCTCAATGAGCGCGCATCTCCACGGCTCACCCCGAGAGATCTGGTGGAGAAAACGttgaaaaggagagagagagtttatcgtagagagagagaaagcatTTTAGAGAGAGAAGTTGGTGTGGGTGTTGAATGAGCTGGACAATCCAAAACAAATGTCGTGGGGTGGAGGGTTAAAGGGCGCTCTCTCCCcctaatttcttccccttttttttttttttttctgctttcTTCCTTTCCCTCCTTAAGGCCAACGGAGTTGATGTGGGCTTGTGCTACTTGCATGACATGACATGAAATAAAGTCTCAAACAATAGTGAATAAATATCTGTTGTTTGATAAAAGTAGGGTACCCTACGGTTTATGGGCAAATCCCTCTCATGGGAAGGGGACGAGGTTTTTTTTTGAAAGCtgtactctttttaattttttacacCTACTCCTCTGTTTGCCTGCTTTCTCTTTTCTGCTAGGGTTTTTCGCTGCCTTCtcttcaattttgttttgtcCCCAAATGCCTCCTTAAAAAGTTCATACCATCAAACACCATACATTGTTCCATCTGTTGGCTCACAAATTCACTCCCACCATCACAAATATTTATGTTATTCATCATCATTATTTGGTTTTGGTGTGATAAAAATAAGGTGGTCACATAGTTGGGTTtctaagaaaaaggaaagagaaaattcGTTTTTTCATGGTAAACAAAATTAGCACTTTGACGAGATTTATGTTGACATGTGGGTCAAGTCATTAAAATTTAGGTCAATAAAACACCACATGATTTTGTTTTGGTCAATGTTTTAGGTAATCTATCTCGTGCGAGAAAAATCTTCTCCTAATGAAATTATTGTCACATGTGACTTATTAACAAGTTTGAAACGTGCAGCATGAACAAGTTGTcaagtgagagagagagagagggagaggggtCATATTGATTTTCAAGCATAGGATAAGGGCACCTCTTTTGAATATAATAGAGGAAAAAGCCCTCCTCAAAATGGCATGAAAGAGACAAAGGGTTTTCTCTTTTCAGTCCTTCCTATATAGAATGGTACACCTTGGACCTCCACTGTTTCTTACATGTCAATCTCCATGAAATTCCAATCCTTAATTTGATGGGGTTTGgcttttttcatcatttaagtATTCattagtttgtttgttttttttttgaatctaTGAACATAAGGAATCCTCTAATGAATAATGATCATCAGCCCTCTTCCCTCTTTCCCCTCATGGCTCTCTCACTGCATTATGCACAAATGAGTTGATTTTGGGGAAGCCCACTTGATATCAAAAGGGCAACAACTCATTTGTATATGAGTACCCTTATTAAAAAGTGGGATATATGTTTAATGGGATGCAGGGGTGTTAATTACTGGCCTCTTTTTAAGCACCCAAGCTCCTTTCTTGGTACCCCacaattcccttttttttttcttttttttttataattgatctTTTCCCACTCGGTCTGGGTAAATACTTCCTTTTACCTAGTCTCAAAGCTGACCTTATCTTCATGTCATGAGATTCACAAATCTCAAGAGGATGCTCTAGTCATAAAGGTCATATGCGTATGAATCCATCAATCACATAAACATGGCATCAAGCACTGATAACACTTAACAGAGCTTACATCAAGTGCTGCCAAACTAATGCAGTAAGTTTGCAGGGCCTATCATGTGGGCTTTTTAGCAAGAGGATACTGATCATCAAATGCTTTGATTTCTGGACAAGTTGTTAGTATTATGACTCAGTACTTTTATTACTGTTGCTGCAATGATCATCCGTGCTTGCAGCACATGTTTCTTGCACGTATGTATGGCCCCTTCATAGCTCAAAAACTAGCTCAGAAGCTCTTATACTTCATCAGCAGGTAGGTTCCCAGTTCCAAGTTCCAAGCTCCAAGCTCCAAGCCTCCCTTTTTAGGCTGTCCTACCAGCTGCAGTGCCTGATGCATCTAGATGCATACTGCATATACACATACACCGGTGGGCAACAAGGCCAGTCATGGCCTGCTAGAGTTTTCCCCTACCATCGTCTTCTTCCTCTTTCACTTTTCAGTGAAATACAAAAATCCTCCATTGTTCGAGATGGATTGTTTTATAGTGAATACTTCATGGCCACATAAACTTAAGCTGAAATGGACTGTATTCAATGGAAGACTGGTTCCCCAGCAATCAGTTAGAAGGGAGTTGGCAGACAGACACAACAATATTTTTCCACCTTGCAATGCTGTGGTGCAGCAGTCACGGATTTTTTTAGCAGCAACCCTACTAGAACTACATCAAACAGTATGCCTCTGTCAACTTTTtctcaaggaaaataaaattttcaaaccccCAGTTGGCCGGTCAGCTATATCTACAAAGTTTAGGAGACCAGGTTGATGATGATGCGTAGTGATTACAAGCGTTCTGATGTATAAAAGTCAAGGCAGCAACCCCTTTTGAAGGGGGTTCCAAGGAAGACGCCACAGTGAGTCTGAAATTAAAGAGGGGCATTCCAGCTAATGCTAGCTTGCAATGTGAAATTATACTTTGGATTCTTCTCAAAGGACCACTCAAATTTTCCAGCGTGATGGTTGGCCTACCATTTTGAAATCAGCGTATTATGGGTCTGGAGACAATGGTCTTTGACAAGTCTTTGGTACTTTTCTTAACAAATATTATTGGGTGGCCACCTAACTCAAAGGTTATGATGGGGTTCTTTTTTATAGGATCCAATGGGTTATCCTAGAGACTGTTGAAGAAGTCCAATGATGTTTGGTAATTCTACATAATTGTTAAAGTTAGCGTCAAAATCAACCCTCAATATTCCAAACAACCTATTTGATTACATCTAGAAGTCTCCCTGCCAATAATAATTTGTTTCTACATTGACTGATCTGATCGCTTACCCACAATATTGTTGGGAGTTTGATATTTAAAAGtttcctattttaaaattagaataaaaacattttatatggattttaattgttttgttaACTACGCAATTGATAGTCTTTTAAGAATTTCCAACCATTGGATATTAGACTCAGCACATTTTAAGTGGATCAGCATGTTTGTAGAGTATGATCAGTGTGAAATTAATCATCCCAAGGGTTTACCTTTCCCACCTTTCCCACGATCGAAATGAGATATTTTTATGTCGGCAATAAAAGTCTAAGCCTACAAAATTGGTGAGGATCAGATATTCTATTGGCTTTCGTAAGTAAATAGGATACATTCCCCTTTGCGAAAAACACTCACCCTCACTTATAAACTAAGTACTAAGTCATTAGACATATAATGGCCACCTTCGAGATGACCTTTGAACACACACAAAGAGCTTGGAATCTATCAAATTATATGAGCCACTTTGCGCCAAAAGAGCCTCAACATGGACTCGCTCGCCCTATTGTAGGCCACACCCTGGGGTCTCTATGTGGATTCCCCCTAAGAGAGAGGCCACATGGGGGCATTTTCAGTATGGTATGTTGGTGGTTGCCACCACCCCTTCCTAGCTATTTAATTGGGTGTTGGGGAAGTGAGGAAAAGGAAATCAAAGTTTTGTGgggattcaatcatttttaccATAAAGTAGCTCTTACCTGCTTTCTGCACCTACTAGAGTCTAAACAATCTGATATTAATATACTAAGGAGGCCAGGAGGCCAGGAATCCAGGCTGTATGGCAGAATTCCAAGTTCTGATACAGGGGAgccaaatataaagaaatggaATCGTAGCCTTGTAGCTTTAGAAATTGATGGAGGAGGCAGCTGAGGAGGGAAGAAATTGAAaaaggggggagagagagagagagagagagagggagaagaagagaagagacGTCACTGTCATGGATGCCACATCTCATATCTTCAAATCcatatatgtaaatattatatgaTCGCATCCCCTTCTCACTCGTACATTATTAGATTCTCCCTAAAGTGCCCAACGACGGCGTTTTTTAacttctcctttttctctctctctctcctctctctctctgattTTCACCCAAGTCAACCTTTACTCCTCTCGTAAATTCATTATCACCTCATCACGTCAAACCCAAAACCCATGCCATGAAAAAGAGAATGGTTAATTTCATTATCTTAGATTTTGATTAAACACAATTAATtcctattaatttgaaattttattaaataattctaGTATTTTGAATGAGAAAGAAGACGAGGGATGATACAAAAACGGTTCTCGGTTTTATGTTCtcaagaatataaaatataatatattttaaataataatttttaattattttttattatttttacttattttataaggaatgttttaaaaattaactatataagtatgtaaaatgattataaaataaaataaatattaaaaatatgttaaaaatattttatttttattttataaaacattaaaaaataattttcaaaaactgcgTTATAAAACAATCACCAATCAAAGCCTTAATTGAGGCGCGTGGAAGAAGTTAATAAATTAGAGGTGGTCGAGATGTTTGACTAGAAATCCAAGGAAAAGGTCATACTATAAATTAGGCCACCTttctataataataattaatcaagataaatcatttttaattgtttttttaccttaatTTCAGAACAGTACAACTGATTTTTGGATTTCTCTTATCAAcgaatatttaaatatatatatatatatttataaattgatGCTCAGTCTCCTAGAATCAAGGTGGAACTCGGATTTAACTCACCAAACAAAGCCCATTAAAGATTACCAATAATTGGGCCCAATGGGCCATATATTTTCTGGGCCCTCGATTTGTCAATCCGTGCCTCAGGCTCTATCTGGTGGCGTTGGGTCTATTTTCTCGGCAAGCAATTGTAATAAATTGGACCAGGTTGATGTCAATGGTAGATAATTGGGCCATTGCCCCTAGAACAAATCAATTGGACCATTCATGGATCAAAGGCTGCTCATTTGGGTCAAGACATTtcagagagaaaaataaatattgcttCCTTATTTTTATGAGGGAATgatttaaaaccaatttttaattaaaaaaacctaaattaaattttacataACCAGATCCACAGAGATAATAAATGAGTAGTTTATGGATTTTGGGCTATGTGGGTGAGTGGGTTAAAGAAAGTAAAGATTGAAAGACATGTGGGTGAATATGTGGGCTGGTTGGACTATGTGGGTGAGCGGGTTAGAGAAAGTAAGAACtgcaaaaattaaagaaagctATGTGGGTTAGTGGGTTGCGCTATGTTGCTGGTTGGACTATGTGGGTGAGTTGAGTTTGGGTTGGATGACACTGAAAGATGGAACAATAACATTTCTATTGTAACACATGCCAAACAAGAATTAAGAGTTGGATTGATCGGGTTAGACTCGGATTAGACTTGAATTGATTgagttatataatttaaaatatatctatgatattattttaacgtatttatatgaaaatttaaataataaatatgataaaattttaagatagcaataaaagaataaacataaatttaaatgacaaacatatgaaataatataatttaatatttttttaaaaaatggaaaaaaaaataaatattattatatagtaTAAgatgcattataaatattataaaaatattaaattaggtttgggTTAGGTTTGATAGTTAAGattgtttaaatcttatttcaaACCCAATTCAAATTAGGCTTAGGTTGAAAAAACCTAACCAAAACCCAACTCgaatattgaaaatgattattcAAACTCATCCAAATATTAGATTGAGTTTGAATCCCAACGGGGTGAATTCACTTAAGTTGCACCCCTACACATGATACCAACCTAGTGATGGTTAAAAATAGCctttaattgttttgaaaaataagattatttgaaaacatagaaaattgctttatgtttaaattagtagaaaacagttttcaacGACATCAGTATGTAGAAGGGTCATAAATGTTGGACATCGTTCCATTTTTTCagaagagaaagaggaaaaacccAGCACCACCAACCCAATCCATCGACTGCATACCACTTGACTTGCACTCCTCGTCAACAACGCGATTTGGGAAAGTATGCACAGTGGGAAGAAGCAACCCAACAGTGACCCCATTCCTAAATACTAACTATTTGTTGtctgttaattaaattaaactcaccaattaaattaataaattcattcCGTTTTTCTACACAACAAGGCAATTTATACGGCTCTGAGCGGGTCAGTAATCACTCTCTGTCCTTTTCATCTTCAGCTACATCCTCATCTTTTGTTGTGGGTTTGAAGTATATGGAAGTTATAGAAGGTTATGTTCTCcgttttttgaaaactttttgcCGTTGTTTATTAGTAGTAAGTTAGATCTGACAACATTTATGGATAAACCTCAGTTTCAGTTTATTGCTCAATAAATTTTGCCGGTAGAACTGAATTTGTCTACACGTTACATTACGACCACATGAACAACCACTTTCAATTCGGGTTTCTTCGTTTCGATTGAAATTACCATATTTTGTGTGGCTTTTGCAAAACCCATCTGAAAAATCATACCTTTGCTTTTGTGCATGGTGAGCGATTGAGCAGATTTTGCAGTTTTGAGCTGGGGTTCGCATCTTAAGCTTCTTTGATCTCTGTGCATATACGGAATTTGAGCGGGTTCGCTTGAAACCCATGTTTTGTTTTGGATATTCTTCAGCTAATGCTTAGATGTTATGGGTATATTTTGCTTCTTCTTGGTTTTCTACTTTTGAGAAGATTGGGGGATTTTGTGTTGATTGTGAATTATTTTACTGGGGTTCGACGATAATTCAAAATTCGGGAGGTTTGTTTTTCTGCGTAGGAGGGGAGATTGGGAGAATCAGTAGTGAATGATTATGAGGAAAAATGCAAATTTCCACCCAGGAAGGGTGTTCAGTGATACAAAATGGATTCTTCCGTTTTTTGCGAGCATGCTAGTTTCAGTTACTTTGATTTTGGTAACTCTCTTTTGGCCACTTTCCTCTCCAAATGGTGGAGATCAGCTTCCTTTCGACATTATATCGTTCTCAAGGTCAGAGGACTCTAGTGGGTATTTTGTAGAATCAGATATAAGGAGATCACTCGAGGTAAAGGGGGATTCAAACATGGAAGCGCCTAGATTAGCTTATCTTATTTCAGGGACGAAGGGTGATAGTCAGAGGATGATGAGGACTTTGCAGGCTGTGTATCATCCCAGGAACCAGTATATTTTACATTTAGATCTTGAGGCTCCACCTCGTGAAAGGTTGGATTTGACGATGTCAGTGAAGGCTGAACCTACGTTTCGTGAAGTGGAGAATGTGCGTGTAATGGCCCAATCAAATCTGGTGACCTATAAAGGTCCTACAATGATTGCTTGTACACTCCAAGCAATTGCAATTTTGTTGAAGGAGAGCTTGGAATGGGACTGGTTTCTAAACCTCAGTGCTTCAGATTATCCTCTTGTGACACAAGATGGTTAGTGCTAGACTTTGCTCCTTTTTCGGTTCAATATCATGGTTGTTATTGTTGATGTTTTTGTTGCTACTACTAATATGTTTGCATAATTTTCCGTGTTAATGTTTGTTAGGTTATGCTTTGATGATATGTAGATCAAATCTGCTTTATCATGCAAATTTGAGGTCTTATTTATATCTGGTCTGAAGGATCTGAAACTGGTTTTTATGAACACCTTCACACACCCTATGACAATTGGTATGAAAAACTATGCACACTTTAGAATGATTGGTACTTAGGGTGTTTATTTGGCTGAAATATTAGGCATGCCATCTTATTGATGCTCTTGGACATTTATATGGTTCAAATATTGATCATTGCATTCTAGGATATTTGGTAGGACttaattaaacctaaatttaGTAGGATTATGAGGGAGAATTAAAAGACAGGCTTTGCTTATGGATAACGGTTAGATGATGGTTCGGATTGACGGGTTGGAGGTTTCAAAATCAAACTATTTTCCTGCATTGACATGATTGAGTGATGAGTGTGGAAACTACAAACTTATAACTTTGGATCCTGTAAAAGGAATTTCAATCCAGTTCCCACGCACCATTTCCAGTCAGCTGAATTATAGTGAAATCAGATAGAATTGGTATAATTGGAAAGACATCCCCTTTGATTTTGAGAAGTTAACTATTACTGTTTCATTCTTCTAAGTCATTTGGAGGCCCAAGAGTAAATATAAAGCTGACACAGTTGATGTTCAACTCCTTTGTAAGAGGACAATTTCTACAGAGCAAAAGAAAGGTTTTGATGACTTTACTGCTGAATCTCCTGAGTTCTAATTGGAAAAATATTGGTGAATGTATGAAAAAATATCTAATATCATTCAATAGCATTTTGGTATATTTTCTTTGTGATCCAGAAAAAGTATAGGGTGATTTGTCTGTGAATTTTCCTATGTAAGGAgttcttttctgttttttccCCATGAAAGTTGCAACTGA comes from the Vitis vinifera cultivar Pinot Noir 40024 chromosome 12, ASM3070453v1 genome and includes:
- the LOC100265316 gene encoding protein ULTRAPETALA 1, whose product is MENGGGGGGELMFSDEELREISGVKRGGDYVEVTCGCTSHRYGDAVGRLRVFIGGDLEITCECTPGCQEDKLTPAAFEKHSGRETARKWKNNVWVIVNGEKVPLSKTVLLKYYNQASKNANGSHRSHNGRVCHRDEFVRCTRCNKERRFRLRSKEECRIHHDALADVNWKCPDLPYDKITCEDEEERASRRVYRGCLRSPTCRGCTSCVCFGCEICRFSDCSCQTCIDFTRNAVA